The genomic segment ATAAAAGAGCATCAATTCTACATGTCATGCACAAGTTGCATCTGAGACCTCTTTTTCAGCTTTCAGACCTGACATCCATCCCAAAACCACTGGCGGGAGGGGGAGGGTAGGTGAGCAGTGTTTCTGGGCTTTGGGCTGCATGTGGAAATTACCTGAGAGCTTTGAAATTCCTGATGCCTAGTTCCCACTCCCAACAATTCTGTTCTATTTGGTCTAAGCCTCGGTCTAGACACAGggatgtttaaaaacaaataaaagaagaaattagtaTCTGCTTGTATTTAATATGTGGACTGAGGTGATCAAATGTCCCAGTATGCCCCAGAGGAAAGGAGTTCCTGGAACACAggactttctttcccttttaaaaaaaacaaaaattgttaaagttgatttacaatattctgttcttttctgctgtatagcaaagtgacccagtcatattgtatatatacattatttttctcatactatctttcatcatgttccatcccaagagactgggtatagttccctgtgctgcacagtgggactccattgcttatccattctaaatgtaatagtttgcatctaccaacccccaaatccccGTCCACCCCGCTAccctcctccaccttggcaaccacaagtttgttctctatgtctgtgcatctgtttctgtgctgtagataggttcatatatgtaatattttacattccacatataagtgatatcatatggtatttgtctttctttttctgacttacttcacttagtatgagaatctctagttgcatctatgttgctgcaagtggcattattttgttcttttttatggatgagtagcattccattgcatatatgtaccccagcttcttaatccattcacctgtcaatggacatttaggttgtttcagaACACAGGACTTTCAATGCTAAATCCCGGAAAGTCCCAGGCAAACAGGACAAATGGGTCACCCAACAAGGATCAATGCTAGAGCTGCCTCTTGGTAATGTGTGATCCGTGGTTTTGAAGGAGTCCCTGGGGACAAGAGGAAGGAAGTTACACTTGGGAGGAAGGGTGAGGGTGGTGCCCTCACTCAGATTGTTCATTTCCACCATCGTACAGCCACAGTTGAAGTTTACATGGGGCATTATTGGTGTGATTAATTTTGTAGGCAAAACAGCTTTAAATGATACAATATTTATAATGATACAAGACTCTTCCACTACATAGAGAATCACTGATTAACTCatggcaaacaaaaaaacaaaaactgcaaagaactgtcaaacttaaaaatatattatctggagttcctgtcagggctcagtgagaacaaatctgactagcatccatgaggatgcaaattccatctctggccttgctcagtgggttaaggatcagcgttgccctgagctgtggtgtaggtcacagacaggctcggatctggcattgctgtggctgtggcaaagccagtggctacagctccaattcgatccctagcctggaaacctccatgtgccttgggtgtggctccaaaaagacaaatatatatacatatatgtatacatgtatgtacatatattataatttatttttaaaaatgcaataatatgaaattttctgatcttttttggTTGAAAAGTTGATGGTCCCAAATATGCTACCTGTAGATGTTTTTAAGTAATAAACACAATTTGCATTTAATCCAGCCCACCAAGGTATACATGACATTTTAATGGTACTTTTAGAAACTCAATGAATGGGGAAAACATTTAGAAAGTGGAAATCCAGTGATTGTTTAGAAATGTTTCCACCACTATGTGATATTTTTACTAACAACAATGTAGGTATGGGTCACCTATAAAAACTCCTATATACAACCCATTGTATATAAAAATAGGTAATCAACacagacctactgtatagcacaaggaactatatcaacattttgtaataatctataaaggaaaagaatctgaaaaagaatgtacataatattaatatataatattcagtttatatatattagtGATATTagctataatattatatataatattcagatatatgcatattcatttatatatatacatatataaaaactggatcacgttgctgtacacctgaaactaacacattgtaaattaacaatattcaataaaaaataaatacaagtttaaaaaaaatttaccctttttttgaaaagtagaaCTTTTAGTTTGTTTacaatttccagagttcccatagtggctcagcagaaaaaaatctgactagcatccatgagaacgcagatttgatccctggccttgctcagtgggtttaggatctggcattgccgttagctgtggtgtaggtcactgacatgggTTGGaactggcatttctgtggctgacatgtaggccagcacctgcaacctccatatgcctcaggtgcatccctgaaaagacaaaaaataaaataaaataaaatttccaaatagaaaattttaactcaaggtactaaaaaataaaaaggcaacacaTTTAATGAGTTTGCAAGACTAGTTAACGTCAACTAAGATGGAAATTTACTAgccaaatcaaaaaataaaacctttgaaaaactgatgaaaaagaattttgaaatgatttttgtaACTCATTTAGTGCAGccaattttatactatttttatttggacttaaatatcttttttttttttttccttttctagggccgctcccgcagcatatggaagttcccaggctagcaacgtgggatctgagccgcgtctgtgacctacaccacaggtcacggcaacgccagatccttaacccactgagcaaggccagggatcgaacctgcaacctcatggttcctagtcggattagttaagcactgagccacaataggaactccttaaatatatttgtatagtaTCTTTTTCATCTATGGCATCTATTCAAAGTACTGAAGTCATTTGAACTTAGACCCAGATCGTCAGATTGGTAtataacaaagattttaaaaatcaaactgagGATTTTCCGTcgtgggctcagtggttaacgaatccgactaggaaccatgaggttgcgggttcaatccctggtcttgctcagcgggttaaggatccggcgttgccgtgagctgtggtgtaggttgcagatgcggctgggatcccgcgttgctgtggttctggcgtaggctggcggctacagctccgattcaacccctagcctgggaacctccatatgccacgggagcagcccaagaaattgcaaaaagacaaaaaaaaaaaaaaagacaataaaaaaggcaaactgacatattaaataacttttttccttctaactAATATTTATAGTAAGTGAAATCAAAAGTACTTTAATAccattgataaataaaataattaaaatattatccaTTTTATAGCTCTTCATCTTAAATTTCTATTATTGTGGCTATTTTATAATGGATAATATATTTATAGAGTAGTTCaggaatataatttataaataactaaatatacataaataagaatgggcaaatactgaaaagaaatcaCCAAGCTAGAAAACTGCTTTTTCAAAGCAGAAACCTGTACTAATTCATGATGCCTACCTATCCCATGTTTGGCACTCAGTAAAaatgttcaatgaatgaatgaactgcttTCTCAAGGTTCATCAATGTTGTCACATATTGAAGGattctttttaaggttgaataatattccattgtacttATAAACCACATTTTTTAAGTCcattgaagacattatgctaaatgaaataagccaggcatGGAAGGACAAATACtcatgattctacttatatgaagtatttaaaataatcaaactcaTGAAAGCaaagaatagaatggtggttgtcaggggctaaGGGGAGGGGCAAAACAGGAGTTGCTAGTCAATAAGAATTAAAGTTTAGCCgtgcaagatgaataagttctagagatctgatGGACAACATTTTGCCTGCAGATAACcatactatgttgtacacctaaaaagGTGTTGAGAATATATCTCTGAAGTGTtcttaccaaaattaaaaaaatttttaaaccctTCTACAGCAGTCATAGCTGTACTGGAAAAACAAATAGATTAAGAACATCATCTTATGAAAGTTGCTATACCATACTCAATAAAAAGATGTCTGAGAAGCATCGTATGCCTATAAGTCTTTTTTATAATTCAATggattatatttatagttgtataaccatcatcacaatctaattttagaacatttccattccaaacccctattcccccctcctccccaccggTCCCTTAACCATAAGTCTTTCAAAGTCTATGAatctctgttctgcaaacaagttcatttgtaccttttttcttagattccacatataagagatatcatgtgatgtttgtctccaactgtctgactaactttacttacccatgttgctacaaatgcaattgtttcattctttttatggctgagtaatattccattgtgtatatgtaccagcacttctttatccattcccctgtcgatggacatttaggttgtttccaagtcttagctattgtgaatagtgctgcagtgaaaagTGGGGTGCATGTATGCCTTTGCAttgttttgtccaggtatatgcccaagagtgggattgctggattgcataataattctatttttagatttctgaggacattccatactgttttccataattgtTGCACTAACTTATTATAAGTCTATTAAAGGAGATTCCATTACAACCAATTGCAATCATCCATACTAGTATTTCCTAGATGGAGCGTAATCATCTCCCAAGTTAATTCAACTCAGTGAAGAATTATTGAATGTTTCATATTTGACCCATAAGTAAAGTAAGTTCTTATAAAGTAAGCTGtgtatgatttctgattttaagaAATGCATGTTTAGCTTTAGGACATGTCTTCAAACTTCCACTTACAAATGGGCGCAAAATAGGGTTTGGAGGATTTGAGCCACTGGGTCATGCAATTTCATGATTTTGTGCATTCCAACACTTCCATTTACCACATATTCATCATCCCCTTGCTCCCCTGTTTCATGCTGGAAGTGGACAGCCTCATGGATCAGAATCCTGTAAATCTACACCAAGCTGGCCACCCTCTTCACATTGCAGAGCAAGTGGGTCACACTTCTATCACACAGGAGGGTGAGGACTGAAGAGTGCATTTTTATAAGATCTTCCTTTATAGTTGTGCCTTAGTACAGCTCAAATCCCTTTCCTtccatgtctttttaattttttctggatTATGACCGACTTGGAgaataagcaaaaaaagacaagagtggTGATAATCTAAAGTAAAGTAAATAACTGGATGTACTATTGTCCTCTAAACTGGAACTAAGACATAAAGCCTAATAAGGAGgggggtcattaaaaaaaatcaccccacTAAATATTAACAATCAAGACAGTGAACTCATAGGGTCTCAGCAACTCAGAAAATCACTAGGAAAAAGAGAGCCCTCCAAACTGTTACCCATTCCAAGGACTGGAGCTAAGAGGAGGCTATCCGGCTTTTGAATTTCCATTTCATTGTGGTATCTGGCCCCAGAGGTGCTTCCTTTGGGCACACACTCTGCACAGTGGCACATGACCCTGGGTTCTGACTGGTGGACTCTAAGAACCTGCTCTGGAAATGCCAGTAGTTGGATTCAGCCCAGGACACCCAGCATCACAAGCAAGTCCTCACGTATCACAAATAACAGAATGATAGAGCTATAaggttttcttcctctcctcgGATACCTGCTCTTCTGGAGACCAAGCCTTCTGGCCACACATGTTCTACCTGAGCTGCAGACAGAGTGGGGCTGGTTTTTTCTTCCCTGGAAGTAGGTCATGTTGCAAAATCAACAAGACGAGTGTAAGCTGCTTCCTAGAATGACAGTGCCTGACAAGGGACTGCAAGCTAAGGGGATTAATCtgataagaaataaaacatttcagcACAGAAAAGTCTTAGCAAATCTTTATTGAAAATGCCTCAGTCcgcgcattgtggctcagcagtaatgaatcccactagtatccatgaggaggagggttggatccctggcctcactcagtgggttaaggatctggcattgctgtgagctgcagtataggtaacagacacagcctggatccagcattgctgtgactatggtataggccggcagctgcagctccaattcgacccctagtctgggaatttccatatgttgtgggtgctgccctaaaaagacaaaaagaaagaaagaaggtttccatcttaacaacaacaaaaacaacaacaacaaaaaggaagaaacctAGATAGAAAAAATCAGGAAGAAACTGCAGCTAAGACATCTGACTTcaagataagaagaaaaaaaagacaccatttAAATCTCAACAAACATGTCGAGTTATTTATTCCTTTGCTACTTTTGCAGACCTAAACTCCCTTATTGAGATTGCTTCTGCAACCTCTCAAATCCTCAAATTGCAGGTGGAAAAATCTTGCCTAGTGTTTTTGTTAATTAGAAATCAGGGCTTTTGACCAAATAGGCCTCAGGACAccccccccacctcacctcctCACATCACTGCCAACAAAGATGGAAATTTGCTATCTAAAATAATGTCTTAAACTTTTAAACCTAAAaattacttctggagttcctgttgtggctcagtggttaacaaaaccaactagtatccatgaggatgtggcttcgatccctggccttgctcagagggttaaggatctgacattgctctgaGCAGTGATGTatatcacagatgtgactcggatccctcattgctatggctatggtgtaggccagcagctagctccaattcaacccctagcctgggaacctccgcatgcttcAGGTGAGggcttaaaaaaaaccaaaaaaaaaaggcaagaaattgtttttttgaataaaaacaattcaaaatattACTTTGGGGATTTTAGGCAAATACTGAGAAATTTAggccaaaataaacccaaagcagaaaaaatccaaaaaaggcaatttttctccaaagtatttaaaatgggaaaaaaaaaaaatgtatcaaagaaAACATCACTTCCCAGAAAAGTCCATTAGTTCTCTATGGATTCCTCCAACTGATGCATGTGCCTCATAGAGACACTGGTATCATCAGCAGACTGATGTGCTGATTCCCAAAGCACACAGCCACCATCAGGGGCAGACCTCCCTGGTGACAACTGTGCTCAGGCCTCTGCAAATCTGAGgtttctccaaaaaaaagaaatgaaaatgaaaccttATGGTCCTTGTGGCCGAGGCTCTCGAAGGCCCCAGGAAGGATGGTACTTGAGGGGGAGGAAGTTTTGGCTCCACTTCATAGTGGCTGATGGAGGCTTAAGACACTAAATAAGCACATATGGTCACATTGGGCCTGGACTCAGTCACCACGGGGCTGCAGCGGGTCCTGGCCTGCACACAGCCCCGCAGACAGTCTGGACGTGGAAAGACCAGTCAGACACAGCCAATCATCCCATTTACAAGAGCTTGGCTTTCCTTTAGTAGCAAAAGCACCTATTAAAGCcacatttttcttaaagttattcCCCTTCTTAATATAACCAAGAAATCTAAAGCAAACTACTCCTGAGCCCTCTTACTCTCCCCTTAAAacccaccttccccaccccctgcatATACACGCTCCATGTGTCCATCCTCTTCTGACCCTCTGATCCGGCCCCCACCCACCCTGATGCTCCTCATCCCCCACTTCCACCCACCACCCACTGAGCCCCGGGCCTTGAGAGCCCGCTGCCCGGAGGGTAAATCCACCAAAGCTGAGGAGAACAAAGGGGCAATGATGGGAACTGACAGCTCAAGGGCCTTGACATGGGTCCTGCCCtcagagaggtgggcagggccgGTCTCCTCACCTGGCACCCCGCCCACTTCAAAATGACAGCAGGCAAGGCCACGGCCCCCCATGAGGCCCTGGGCCCCAGAGAGAAGGCCTTCTCCAGGCAGGGGACGTGGCAGAAATGAAAACCCTGGGCCACAGACTCAGCAACACCTGGCAtcaaatattatctttaaaatccCTGCAATTCCCTccccaaaaggaagagaaatggaaaaagaacgaggaagggaaaggaagggatggagggaaggtgggaaggagggaaagagaaaagaaggacggatggaaggaaggaaggaaggaaggaaggatggatggaaggatggatggaagggagggaaggagggagagaggggagaggaggggaggaaggataaAGGGAAGAAGGCAGACAGGCTGACTGACAATTCTAGTTTGGGGTAGAAAGTGTAGTTATGAAACGGTTACTCCAAACAGATAGGAATCTGAGGCTCAATCCCaggctcatttttatttttatttttttggcctcgcccatggcacgcagaagttcccaggtgaagaatcgaacctgtaccacagcagtgacagctcgaatccttaatgtgctgagccacacgggaactccctcagggtCATTTTCAAATCCCAGTTTCTGGGAACAAGATTTTCAGGTGGGAGCCAGCCTTAAAAGCCTTCCACGGAAAGCGTGTGGTTGAGCGAGTAGGTATCACTATCCTCTTCCTCCAGAAGCAGGGAGCTGATGGTTCTCCTGGGGTCTTCCACGTCCTGAAGGACCGGCtcagggatggagatggggagcTGGACAAACTGCggcccaggcagggctggggctggaggctggtACTGCAGAGTGGAAGTGGGCAGCGTGGACAGGGGCTGAGGCCACGGGAAATAGGTGAGGGGTGCCTGGTGCTCTGGGCCTTCCAGCTGGGGCCCCACTGTGGGTGTGGCGGCGCTTCTCGTCTGTGATGGAGGAGACACAGGGAGGTGAGCAGCCCTGGGGTATCCACTGCCCACCCTGTCCTCGTGGGgatgtctgtctccctctcctcAGCCCTTTCCTGTGGTCTCATTCCCGGGGCTCCGCCTTCCCCTGCtcaaagcccccccaccccaccccaagggaGAAGCCAGACAAGCTTCTGCATCTGTCACCCTGTCACTCACTAGCTCTGTGTCCTCACTCATGCTACTCCCCGACCTGCAGCCTCTGTTTCCTCGTCTGTACAACAGGCTACACGTAGGCCTGACATCAGAGGGCTGGGTGCATTCGAGATGCTTTTCCAGATTTCACTGAATAGAAAATGCATCCCGATTTCAGAGATACTAAAATGTGGGTGAGGAGGGGCGTGCATCCTAATGAATGAAAATACAGCATGTTGAACAACAAACCTGTCACACCGCAGAGTAGCTGTATCGCAAAGTGGCCACTATTGTACCCAGACACAAAGATTGCCCTGGCCCCATGTGGCAGCTTTGGTGACCTGAGCACCCCTTGGGTCAACACAGCCCTACCCCCACTACCTCATCCTCCGGTGCCTCTTGGCTGGGCCCCCTATGGCCATTCCAGAGACTTCCAAAgtcagggccacacccccagagGCCCTACGAACAATATCGCTCACCTGCACGGCAACCACCCTACAAGTCCCAGCTTAAGTCAGTGGGAAGGCCAGGGCCTGGATTCTTGCTACCTTCCACCAGTGAGGAAGGAGATGGAAGAGGAAGATCTTTGCACAGAGAGGCCAAAACATTCCCTAAGCACCCCTACCTTCCTGTCAGAGCTCCACGTGCTACTGTGTCTTGAGAGAAAATTCTTAGAGTCATTTAGGGAAGAGCTTACGAAGTAATTCAATCTCCCGGGACCTGTTGCGATGCAGATTTCGGTACAACGGGTCTGGCCGGGCCTGGATTCTGCATGTCTAATCAGAACCCAGGTGATGCCAGTGCAGCTGGTCTGGGGTCCACAGTTTGAGTAACAAGGCTTTAGGTGTTTTTCTATAGAATGGTGGGGCTGGAGAGGGTCTCAGAGGACTGCCAGCCTCCCAACAAAGCCTTATGGAACTTCAAAATCCAAATGGAAATGCTGCATTTTTTGCATCATAAACCTGTGCAGGTCAACTGCAAGTGTAGGTTTCTTGGCTCAGGGATAGAATTACGCCAACCTGTCCCAACAGGTTTTATCTCCTGCTGATCAGGAGTGCCGATTGGTAGCTCCAACCAGCTTTGATGAGTTAATTTACAAAActgcaaaacaaataaattatttcttaataaatatagTTTGTTGGATACACAGAAGCTTTCAAAGCAAGAGGTGGGatggatgaaaggataaataatCAAAGGAATTCTTGGTCCTGAGATGGTTGGGAACCATGGTGTCCACCACTCCTCACGCCCACCCCTGGCCCCCATATGGAAATGAGCTGCCTGACTTAACACCTCCCTATCCACCATCATTCAAGGTCCACAACTGGCTTGCTGAGTAGCTGGGTGGCCATGGAGTGGGAGCCTCCTGCAGCTCGGGCCTAGATGGTGCTCGAAAGCCAAGTACGGCAGGGACACTGGACTTTGGGGTAAATAGAGGGGAACCAAAGCAAAGCTCCATCACCAAGGGTGGGCTCCGCAGATACTCATGAAGCCCAAGCTCTACCTCTCACAGTTTTCCTTGGACTGGAGCTGGATGTAGCTCTCACCACAGGTCTTCTCTCCTCTGAACACTTGAGAGATTCTCATTCCTTTGATCAAACAGGCACCATGCACATAAaactatttctctttctgcttcattttctaGGGGAACAggctcttccttccccacccagcACTTGAAGGCAGCGCTTGTGCtttctggatcatgtggcaaAGGACGCTGAGCCTGGGAAGTATCTAAACCCTCTGTGTGCATCACGCCACTGATCCTGACATCAGCCCTTTTGTTAGTagtcctgttttacagatgaggactgTAAGACTCAAAGCATTAAGTCACCAAGCCCAGGGGCACATAGCTAGGAAGTGAAGGGACAGAGATTTGAATCCAGGGCAATCTGACACATTAGAGGTGCAACTCAAAAAGTTACCCTGCAGGTGGATCTGACACTATCGAAAGTACAGTATTCTGAAAAGATGTGTCACCTGTGCTCAGCCTAGAAATGTTCTGGTAAATCCCTTTATTAGGAGCAACCACCACCTAAATCATCTGAGTAAGGAGAGGCTGCCTCTGGCAAGCGTCCCCATGCAAATATCACCTGGTCTCCCATTCAGTAAAAACTGAGACTCCTCACTGAGACTCCTGCATATGAGGCAGTGGGGGAGACTTAGGACAGAGAGGCAGGAGCATAAGCCATGACAAAAGAGACCAGAGCCTTTGGGGGAAAGATATTTGAAGTCATCAGAAATGAAAGCAGGCCTCCCTGGAGGATGGGGTGGGCTTGGAGGACCTGATTTTCCTGGGAATCCACAGCAAGGAACATCAGGGAGCAGGAAGTCAGCCCTGTGCTTAGAGGGTTCCCTCACAGGGGTGGGTGCAGAAAGGCCTTCGTGTGACATACCGTGACATTGGTGATGAGCGGCTGGGAGGCGTaggtcagcacagaggagggcCCCACCACCGTGTAGCTGGGACACACGGGCTGCACATACATGTCAGCTGAGTAGGGGCAGCTGACAGCCTCGTGGGACACGTACTCAGTGTAGGGCGTCCACGGGGCTAGGGGCTGGAGAGCGGCCGGGGCGGGCTGGGAGAGCCAGCCGGTGCACAGCGCCCCCTCCTCCGTCACTGTGGAAGCAGAGACCTCCATGTCGAGGCAGGAGGGACCTGTGGGAAGAAGGAAGTTCCAGAGTGGCAGGTGTCACATGGGTGGGGGCGGAGGGCTTGGAGAAGGCCAGGGCGGCGGGGAGCTCTtacccactgtggtgtaggtcgccaggGGCTGATGGGGCAGCACCACctagaggggagaagggaggaccAAGCTCAGGGTTCAGCACTTCGGGCAGGCCCTCTGGGGGAAGCTGCCCAGGgggcctccccagggcagggggcgctggggtggtggtgggaacCTCCCTTGTTAGAACTAACCCGCCCAGTGTCCCAGCCATCACCACCTGTACTTTCAAGGGACTGGTCTCCATTTAGCAAGGAGGCTGTGCACTTGGGGAACAGTGCCATCACCTTCCAGGGGAGCCGGCAACCCCCACAGGGCCTGTGAGACACTTGCTCATCCGCCCTGGTAACGGCCCCCTTCCAGCAGCTACGA from the Sus scrofa isolate TJ Tabasco breed Duroc chromosome 9, Sscrofa11.1, whole genome shotgun sequence genome contains:
- the POU2AF1 gene encoding POU domain class 2-associating factor 1, coding for MLWQKPAAPEQAPAPPRPYQGVRVKEPVKELLRRKRGHASSGAPVAPTAVVLPHQPLATYTTVGPSCLDMEVSASTVTEEGALCTGWLSQPAPAALQPLAPWTPYTEYVSHEAVSCPYSADMYVQPVCPSYTVVGPSSVLTYASQPLITNVTTRSAATPTVGPQLEGPEHQAPLTYFPWPQPLSTLPTSTLQYQPPAPALPGPQFVQLPISIPEPVLQDVEDPRRTISSLLLEEEDSDTYSLNHTLSVEGF